AGGTCCACACTGGAAAATCTTGCGATCTATACGGAATGAATAACTGTAGGTTTTTTATGTCTTTATGAACAGCATCTGTCAGCCTGCTTAACAATCCTTAGTGATAATCTTTTTTACCATAATAAATATTATGTTAACTAGAACAGAGAATCTTTTGGACCTACAAAATAATAAACTTAAGATGAGTACATGCCAAAACACTTGATAAACCTAACGGTTTATTCAAGTGTTTTTTTGGTCCAATGAGTGGTTTTATTCACGAATTTAATAGGAATACAGCGTGATTACCATAAAAATACATACAACTTATATAGTATATAAAGGTTGTTAGTAAAATATATATCTGTTATAGTAATGTCTAGTCCAAAAGCTTTCTTTTCTATATCTACTCACTAAGCGGAGCAGAGGCAGAAAAGCACGCTTTTCGGTATATGACTTAGCAGGAGGTTAGAGAAGGTATTTATGCTTAAATTTGAACAGGTTAGCAAGAAGTATCCGAATGGTCTTGAAGCAGTTAAGAACATCAGCTTTGAGATCGGCGCAGGAGAAATCCTGGCATTGATTGGACCAAGCGGCTGCGGGAAAACGACGACTATGAAAATGATCAATCGGCTGATTCCGCATACGTCCGGTCGCATCTATGTCAATGGAAAGGATATTACAACAGAAGACCCCGTAACTCTACGCAAAAATATGGGCTACGTCATTCAGCAAGCCGGTTTATTTCCCCATTATACGATTGAAGATAATGTTGGCCTGATTCCTCAATTGAAGAAGTGGAACCCGGAGAAGAAAAAACAGAGGGTTACTGAAATGCTGGAGCTGGTTGGTCTGGACCCTGCAGTATTCGCCAAGCGATATCCCAAACAGCTATCCGGTGGACAGCAGCAGCGGGTCGGTGTCGCAAGAGCCCTTGCGGCAGATCCAGAAATTATTCTGATGGATGAGCCTTTTGGCGCACTTGACCCCATCACTCGGGAGCAGCTTCAGGATGAGCTGCTGAAGCTGCAGCAGAATCTGAAGAAAACGATTGTGTTTGTAACGCACGATATGGAGGAAGCACTCAAGCTGGGCGATAAGATCGCCATTCTAAAGGATGGTGAACTCGTGCAGATCGATACACCGGATCAGATCCTGAGCCAGCCGGCAAATGAATTTGTTGAAGGCTTTATCGGGAAGAATCGGATCTATCAGAATCCGGAATACATTCCGGTAACGAATGTGATGCGGGATAATCCG
This sequence is a window from Paenibacillus urinalis. Protein-coding genes within it:
- a CDS encoding ABC transporter ATP-binding protein — translated: MLKFEQVSKKYPNGLEAVKNISFEIGAGEILALIGPSGCGKTTTMKMINRLIPHTSGRIYVNGKDITTEDPVTLRKNMGYVIQQAGLFPHYTIEDNVGLIPQLKKWNPEKKKQRVTEMLELVGLDPAVFAKRYPKQLSGGQQQRVGVARALAADPEIILMDEPFGALDPITREQLQDELLKLQQNLKKTIVFVTHDMEEALKLGDKIAILKDGELVQIDTPDQILSQPANEFVEGFIGKNRIYQNPEYIPVTNVMRDNPSTALPDRTPAKAITMMRQRKTDTLLVGDKDGKLLGIVSAYDLSNHMDAASIGEVMHPAAVVLEDSGTARDALAIINEAPYGIIPIVDANRVIVGIVTRSSLLTAFASQWVGEKEVLA